In Acinetobacter sp. C32I, one genomic interval encodes:
- a CDS encoding LysR family transcriptional regulator has translation MNQIHNTNPLEVAHFHRIDINLYPLFIAIFEQKSISKAAQLLCISQSAVSHALQRLRTQLGDDLFVRSGQKMLPTPYAEQIYQPIQTALLAIQQIAVPQQDFMPNMLQSLKIAIHDEIEPIIFPQLVHHFAQLNLDVQFLSSKLDRKNMLADLSAQQIDFVIDLVQPHQDHLQFENLMEDHFVVCTQQQDMNLSLYLSSPHIGVSSRRTGLLLEDIYLNRQQLSRQIFLRCQHYATALQVLAQYPKAILTIPQSILKHLHYAENLKIHALPIELPKINMGMYWHEQVKHNSRHQFLRTEILKIFA, from the coding sequence ATGAATCAGATTCATAATACAAACCCACTGGAAGTGGCGCATTTTCATCGCATCGATATCAATCTGTATCCTCTTTTTATTGCCATTTTTGAGCAGAAAAGCATTTCCAAAGCCGCACAACTGCTCTGTATCAGCCAATCTGCGGTCAGCCATGCTTTACAGCGCTTACGCACACAACTCGGAGATGATCTATTTGTGCGTAGCGGGCAAAAGATGCTGCCCACACCCTATGCCGAGCAAATTTATCAGCCGATTCAAACGGCATTACTGGCGATTCAACAGATTGCAGTGCCCCAGCAGGACTTTATGCCGAACATGCTGCAAAGCCTGAAAATTGCCATTCATGATGAAATCGAACCGATTATTTTCCCGCAACTGGTTCATCATTTTGCCCAATTGAATCTGGATGTTCAGTTTCTAAGTTCCAAGCTGGATCGTAAAAACATGTTGGCAGATCTCTCCGCCCAACAAATTGATTTTGTGATTGATCTGGTACAACCGCATCAGGATCATTTACAGTTTGAAAACCTAATGGAAGACCATTTTGTGGTCTGTACCCAACAGCAAGACATGAATTTATCCCTGTATTTATCTTCACCGCACATTGGGGTATCGTCACGGCGCACAGGCTTATTACTGGAAGATATTTATCTCAATCGGCAGCAACTGTCACGGCAGATTTTTCTGCGTTGCCAGCATTATGCAACGGCACTGCAAGTCTTGGCTCAATATCCGAAAGCGATCTTGACCATTCCGCAAAGTATTCTCAAACATCTACATTATGCGGAGAATCTGAAGATTCATGCACTGCCCATAGAGCTCCCTAAAATCAATATGGGCATGTATTGGCATGAGCAGGTGAAACATAATTCACGCCATCAATTCTTACGCACAGAAATTCTAAAAATCTTTGCTTAA
- a CDS encoding acyl-CoA dehydrogenase family protein produces MFALSERAQDFIARTKAFIQQEIEPIEKAFWDEVHHRNVDGDWTQWQWPEQLQQLKDKAKAAGLWNMFLPDAELGAGLSVQEYAHIAELTGRSLLAPTVFNCNAPDSGNMEVLWRYGSDEQKQQWLQPLLAGEIRSVFCMTEPAVASSDATNMQATAVIEGDEIVLNGRKWWSSGLGDPNAKVIIFMAYTPDPSKDRHHQHSMVLVPIDTQGVTIERMLPVFGDYDAPHGHGQVSFDHVRVPVSSFIGGAGQGFEIAQGRLGPGRIHHCMRCIGAAEKALELMIDRGMSRKAFGKEILKLGGNLERVADARVQIDQARLLTLYAAYKMDTLGNMAALTEISAIKVVAPSVLQHVVDMAIQIHGGEGVSRDTPLTAFFNQARSLRLADGPDEVHKGMIAKLELKKRGYAR; encoded by the coding sequence ATGTTTGCATTATCTGAACGCGCACAGGACTTTATTGCACGAACTAAAGCCTTTATTCAACAAGAAATAGAACCGATTGAAAAAGCGTTCTGGGATGAAGTGCATCATCGCAATGTTGATGGTGACTGGACCCAATGGCAATGGCCTGAACAATTACAACAATTAAAAGATAAGGCAAAAGCGGCGGGCTTATGGAATATGTTCTTACCTGATGCAGAGCTCGGTGCAGGCTTATCAGTTCAGGAATATGCACATATTGCGGAGCTGACAGGACGTAGTCTGCTCGCTCCGACCGTATTTAACTGTAATGCACCAGACAGCGGCAATATGGAAGTGTTATGGCGTTATGGTAGCGATGAGCAAAAACAACAATGGTTGCAGCCCCTGCTCGCTGGCGAAATCCGTTCCGTATTCTGTATGACTGAACCTGCGGTGGCATCCAGTGATGCCACCAATATGCAAGCTACGGCAGTAATTGAAGGCGATGAGATTGTCTTGAATGGACGCAAATGGTGGTCATCTGGCTTGGGTGATCCGAATGCCAAAGTGATTATCTTTATGGCTTATACCCCAGATCCAAGCAAAGACCGTCATCATCAACATTCGATGGTACTGGTGCCGATCGACACACAAGGGGTGACGATTGAACGGATGTTGCCTGTGTTTGGCGATTACGATGCGCCGCATGGGCATGGACAGGTTAGTTTTGATCATGTGCGTGTACCCGTCAGCAGCTTTATTGGTGGCGCTGGGCAAGGTTTTGAAATCGCCCAAGGCCGTTTAGGACCAGGGCGGATTCACCATTGTATGCGTTGTATTGGTGCGGCAGAAAAAGCCTTGGAGCTGATGATTGATCGAGGCATGTCACGCAAAGCTTTTGGCAAAGAAATCCTGAAATTGGGTGGCAATTTAGAGCGCGTTGCAGATGCACGTGTGCAGATCGATCAAGCGCGATTATTAACGCTATATGCCGCTTATAAGATGGATACTTTGGGCAATATGGCGGCACTGACAGAGATTTCTGCGATTAAAGTGGTGGCACCGAGCGTATTGCAACATGTGGTCGATATGGCGATCCAGATTCATGGTGGTGAAGGTGTTTCACGCGATACCCCACTGACTGCATTTTTCAATCAAGCGCGGAGTTTACGTTTGGCCGATGGACCTGATGAAGTCCATAAAGGCATGATTGCCAAATTAGAACTGAAAAAACGTGGCTATGCTCGTTGA
- a CDS encoding SDR family oxidoreductase, which yields MAKTILITGASSGLGAGMAREFAAKGYNLALCARRLERLEALQQQLQSQFSIQVKIKTLDVTHYDDVFTVFHAFQQEFGTIDRIIVNAGVGDGRRIGKGHFEVNRATAETNFISALAQCEAAVEIFRAQNKGHLVVISSMSAMRGLPKHLSTYAASKAAVAHLAEGIRAELLNTPIKVSTIFPGYIRTELNEGAKKLPFEVDEKTGSKALVKAIEKEPVKAYVPQWPWLPMGIAMKILPLKLVNKLS from the coding sequence ATGGCAAAGACGATTTTAATTACAGGGGCAAGTTCGGGCTTGGGCGCAGGTATGGCGCGTGAATTTGCCGCCAAAGGCTACAATCTGGCGCTTTGTGCACGACGTTTAGAGCGTTTGGAAGCCTTACAACAACAGTTGCAAAGCCAGTTTTCGATTCAGGTCAAGATTAAAACCCTTGATGTGACCCATTATGATGATGTGTTTACGGTGTTCCATGCTTTTCAGCAAGAATTTGGGACAATTGACCGAATCATTGTCAATGCAGGCGTCGGTGATGGTCGCCGTATTGGTAAGGGGCATTTTGAGGTGAATCGTGCTACCGCTGAAACCAATTTTATTTCGGCACTGGCGCAGTGTGAAGCCGCGGTTGAAATCTTTAGAGCGCAAAATAAAGGTCATTTGGTGGTGATTTCTTCGATGAGTGCGATGCGTGGTTTACCCAAGCATTTATCGACCTATGCCGCGAGTAAGGCTGCTGTGGCGCATTTGGCGGAAGGGATTCGTGCTGAGTTGTTGAATACCCCAATTAAAGTCTCAACGATTTTCCCGGGTTATATTCGCACTGAATTAAATGAAGGTGCGAAGAAATTACCGTTTGAAGTGGATGAGAAAACGGGAAGTAAGGCTTTGGTGAAAGCGATTGAGAAGGAACCAGTGAAGGCTTATGTGCCGCAGTGGCCGTGGTTGCCAATGGGGATTGCGATGAAGATTTTGCCGTTGAAATTGGTAAATAAATTGAGTTGA
- the purE gene encoding 5-(carboxyamino)imidazole ribonucleotide mutase, with product MNAAAAQDAQPLVGIIMGSQSDWATLEHTANMLKQLGVPFEAEVVSAHRTPDRLFEYAETARDRGIQVIIAGAGGAAHLPGMCAAKTDLPVLGVPVKSSILNGVDSLLSIVQMPAGIAVGTLAIGQAGATNAAIMAAQILGLTRPDIAKNVADFRTAQTEKVSNNNIPGQV from the coding sequence ATGAATGCGGCCGCAGCACAAGACGCTCAACCACTTGTTGGAATTATCATGGGTTCTCAATCAGATTGGGCAACTCTCGAACATACTGCCAATATGCTTAAACAGCTTGGTGTCCCATTTGAAGCGGAAGTTGTTTCTGCACACCGTACCCCAGACCGTTTGTTTGAATATGCAGAAACTGCACGTGATCGTGGTATTCAAGTGATTATTGCAGGTGCTGGCGGTGCAGCACATTTACCGGGTATGTGTGCAGCGAAAACTGATTTACCTGTGCTTGGCGTACCAGTGAAGTCTTCGATTTTAAATGGCGTAGATTCATTGCTTTCGATTGTACAAATGCCAGCAGGTATCGCAGTCGGTACTTTGGCCATTGGTCAGGCCGGTGCAACCAATGCAGCGATTATGGCGGCGCAGATTTTAGGCTTAACCCGCCCAGACATTGCAAAAAATGTAGCGGACTTCCGTACAGCACAAACCGAAAAAGTGTCGAATAATAATATCCCTGGTCAAGTGTAA
- a CDS encoding phosphotransferase family protein, translated as MTMIDIGGQVRHGEELDIAAVESWLKNQGVDLQGQAQVTQYSGGASNWTYRLQYDNADLILRRPPKGTKAKSAHDMAREYNVQKHLAPFYPVLPEMIALCQDESVIGCDFYVMKRIEGIIPRANLPKELQLDEPQVQQLCLNVLDKLIELHQVPYQGTELEKLGKGEGYCRRQVEGWDARYSKALTPNVPDFSFVREWLLQHIPADAKTCVIHNDWRFDNVILDPQQPTQVIGVLDWEMATLGDPLMDLGSALAYWIQEDDDALMKSSRRQPTNLKGMLTRQQVVDYYLKKTGLQPDNWAFYEVFGLFRLAVIAQQIYYRYYHQQTDNPAFKDFWIMIHALHIRALKLIAQNHPQAQQLITEYGVKLQDILKR; from the coding sequence ATGACAATGATTGATATTGGTGGACAGGTTCGTCACGGTGAAGAACTGGATATTGCAGCGGTTGAAAGCTGGTTAAAAAACCAAGGTGTGGATCTGCAAGGACAGGCACAAGTGACCCAATATTCAGGTGGCGCATCGAATTGGACCTATCGTTTGCAGTATGACAATGCAGACCTGATTTTACGTCGTCCACCGAAAGGGACCAAAGCCAAATCAGCGCATGATATGGCGCGTGAATACAATGTGCAGAAGCATCTTGCGCCGTTCTACCCTGTCCTGCCTGAAATGATTGCACTGTGTCAGGACGAGAGCGTGATTGGCTGTGACTTCTATGTCATGAAACGGATCGAGGGCATTATTCCGCGTGCTAATTTACCCAAGGAGTTACAGCTGGATGAGCCGCAAGTACAGCAGCTGTGTCTGAATGTTCTGGATAAATTGATTGAACTGCATCAGGTACCTTATCAAGGGACTGAACTGGAAAAACTAGGCAAAGGTGAAGGCTATTGCCGTCGTCAGGTTGAGGGTTGGGATGCGCGTTACAGTAAAGCACTGACACCAAATGTACCTGATTTTTCCTTTGTGCGTGAATGGTTGCTGCAACATATCCCTGCCGATGCTAAAACTTGCGTGATTCATAATGACTGGCGTTTTGATAATGTCATTTTAGATCCACAACAACCGACGCAAGTGATTGGGGTGCTGGACTGGGAAATGGCGACACTGGGTGATCCGTTGATGGATTTGGGCAGCGCACTCGCCTACTGGATTCAAGAGGATGATGATGCTTTGATGAAATCCAGCCGCCGCCAACCCACCAATTTAAAAGGCATGCTGACACGGCAACAAGTGGTCGATTATTATCTGAAAAAAACAGGTTTACAGCCTGATAACTGGGCATTTTATGAAGTGTTTGGTTTGTTCCGCTTAGCGGTGATTGCGCAACAGATTTATTATCGTTATTACCATCAGCAAACCGATAATCCAGCCTTTAAAGATTTTTGGATTATGATTCATGCCTTACATATTCGGGCCTTAAAACTGATTGCGCAAAACCATCCACAAGCACAGCAATTGATTACTGAATATGGCGTAAAACTACAGGATATTTTAAAACGATGA
- the mpl gene encoding UDP-N-acetylmuramate:L-alanyl-gamma-D-glutamyl-meso-diaminopimelate ligase yields the protein MHLHILGICGTFMGSLALLARDLGHKVTGSDANVYPPMSTQLENAGIELMQGYDRSHLQPHPDLVIVGNAMKRGIDAIEYMLNEGLPYISGPQFLADHVLQGKHVLGVAGTHGKTTTTTMLAWVLDQAGLNPGFLIGGVPLGFSESARLGGGKYFCVEADEYDSAFFDKRSKFVHYHPKTAILNNLEFDHADIFDDLAAIQKQFHHLVRTIPSEGRIIAPITETNIDEVLEQGCWTPVLRTSLEPNDQAALSAELISADGSHFKVLEHGKVIGEVKWNMTGQHSVANALATIAAAQHVGVSLEQACEALSNFGGVKRRMELLGTVRGIEVYDDFAHHPTAIETTLDGARKRLGERKLWAIIEPRSNTMRMGSHKDGLAHSARLADEVIWYQPEGLDWDLQPVISASANKAEVSRSLDDIIARVVNEAGEGDAVVIMSNGGFGGLHQKLIRALS from the coding sequence ATGCATCTGCATATTTTGGGTATTTGTGGCACATTTATGGGGTCTTTGGCTCTACTCGCACGAGATTTAGGACATAAAGTCACAGGTTCAGATGCCAATGTTTATCCACCAATGTCGACTCAACTGGAAAATGCAGGTATTGAATTGATGCAGGGCTATGACCGTAGCCACTTGCAACCGCATCCTGATCTTGTGATTGTCGGCAATGCCATGAAACGTGGTATTGATGCGATTGAATACATGCTGAATGAAGGCCTGCCTTATATTTCTGGCCCGCAATTCTTGGCCGACCATGTACTGCAAGGCAAACATGTGCTTGGTGTCGCAGGTACACATGGTAAAACCACTACCACAACTATGCTGGCTTGGGTGCTTGATCAAGCAGGCTTAAATCCTGGCTTTTTGATCGGTGGCGTACCGCTTGGTTTTAGTGAAAGTGCACGTTTAGGTGGTGGCAAATATTTCTGTGTAGAAGCAGATGAATATGATTCTGCCTTCTTCGATAAGCGTTCTAAGTTTGTTCACTATCACCCTAAAACTGCAATTCTCAACAACCTTGAATTTGACCACGCCGACATTTTTGATGATCTGGCTGCAATTCAAAAACAGTTCCATCATTTGGTGCGTACTATTCCAAGTGAAGGCCGTATTATTGCGCCAATTACTGAAACCAATATTGATGAAGTATTAGAGCAGGGCTGCTGGACCCCTGTGCTTCGTACCAGTCTAGAACCAAATGACCAAGCCGCGTTATCTGCTGAGTTGATCAGTGCCGATGGCAGTCACTTTAAAGTACTTGAACACGGCAAAGTGATTGGTGAAGTGAAATGGAACATGACAGGGCAGCACAGTGTTGCCAATGCTTTAGCAACCATTGCTGCTGCACAACATGTCGGTGTCAGCCTTGAACAAGCCTGTGAAGCTTTATCTAACTTCGGTGGTGTTAAGCGTCGTATGGAGCTGTTAGGTACGGTGCGTGGCATCGAAGTCTATGATGACTTTGCCCACCACCCAACTGCGATTGAAACCACACTCGACGGCGCACGTAAACGTTTAGGCGAACGTAAGCTATGGGCGATCATTGAACCACGTTCTAACACCATGCGTATGGGCAGCCATAAAGATGGTTTGGCACATTCAGCTCGTTTAGCGGATGAAGTGATTTGGTATCAACCAGAAGGCTTGGATTGGGATTTACAACCTGTGATCTCAGCATCAGCAAACAAAGCTGAAGTCAGTCGCTCTTTAGATGACATCATTGCCCGTGTGGTGAATGAAGCAGGTGAGGGCGATGCTGTGGTGATCATGTCAAATGGAGGCTTTGGTGGTTTACACCAAAAGTTGATTAGAGCTTTGTCTTAG
- a CDS encoding acyl-CoA desaturase, producing MSEKIEIARIKMQSPLTNAMDGEVRWSPLKSLWVFSHLAIALIGGALTFSVDALLVFILTTAFTLCFGHSLGMHRKLIHHSYKCPKWLEYFLVHLGVLVGLAGPFGMVHTHDLRDWAQRQKQCHSYLRHGECIIKDGWWQLHCDLKLKHPPVFRSESHLKDNWIYQFMERTWMLQQLPLAILLFICGGFAWVIWGISARIVVSVTGHWLIGYFAHNHGEMDNEVVGAAVQGHNVKWASYITMGESWHNNHHAYPESAILGIYENQPDPGWWALNALNNLGLVWDIVLPENLPHRHNLKALTYRAIQGKGSKAPFKCPVLSLID from the coding sequence ATGTCTGAAAAAATTGAAATTGCTCGAATAAAAATGCAGAGTCCTTTAACCAATGCGATGGATGGTGAGGTGCGGTGGTCACCTTTAAAATCGTTATGGGTATTTAGTCATTTGGCGATTGCATTGATTGGTGGTGCGTTAACTTTTTCTGTGGATGCACTATTGGTATTTATATTAACGACTGCTTTTACTTTGTGTTTTGGGCATTCTTTGGGAATGCATCGTAAATTGATTCATCACAGCTATAAGTGCCCAAAATGGCTAGAATATTTTTTAGTTCATCTGGGTGTATTGGTTGGCTTGGCTGGGCCATTTGGGATGGTGCATACCCATGACTTAAGAGACTGGGCACAAAGACAAAAGCAATGCCATTCTTACTTACGCCATGGTGAATGTATTATCAAGGATGGTTGGTGGCAATTACATTGTGACCTTAAGTTGAAGCATCCACCTGTGTTTAGGTCTGAATCTCATTTGAAAGATAATTGGATTTATCAATTTATGGAAAGAACATGGATGCTGCAACAGCTTCCATTGGCAATTCTTTTATTTATTTGTGGTGGTTTTGCATGGGTTATTTGGGGGATTTCTGCGCGTATTGTTGTTTCTGTGACGGGGCATTGGCTGATTGGTTATTTTGCTCATAATCATGGAGAAATGGACAATGAGGTGGTGGGCGCTGCAGTTCAAGGACATAATGTGAAATGGGCTTCTTATATTACCATGGGTGAATCATGGCATAACAACCATCATGCTTATCCTGAATCAGCAATTTTGGGGATCTATGAGAATCAACCTGATCCTGGCTGGTGGGCTTTAAATGCTTTAAATAATTTGGGCTTGGTTTGGGATATTGTATTGCCTGAAAACTTACCGCATCGCCATAATTTAAAAGCACTGACTTATAGAGCAATACAGGGTAAAGGGAGTAAGGCTCCTTTTAAATGTCCTGTATTGAGTTTGATTGATTAG
- a CDS encoding histidine phosphatase family protein → MTTIYLVRHGQASFGAASYDQLSAKGEQQAQVVGDFFKQTLKQTPLIVAGSMQRHQQTAQLALSQSFHDAAIQTESVWNEFDHQQVFAQYEPRFNQPELLKQDVELMANPRAYLAKIFDGAIDRWIGEQYDHEYHETWLSFQSRVESALHSLCQQIDATQPRQAVVFSSGGVISVAVGQVLGLDAKQIFALNWSIANASITTLRWTDGRLQLLSFNEHHYLKARDAELLTWI, encoded by the coding sequence ATGACCACAATTTATTTGGTGCGACATGGGCAGGCATCTTTTGGTGCGGCAAGTTATGACCAACTATCAGCCAAAGGTGAACAGCAGGCACAGGTTGTGGGTGATTTTTTTAAACAGACCCTAAAGCAAACGCCGCTGATTGTGGCGGGTTCCATGCAACGTCATCAGCAGACGGCGCAATTAGCCTTATCACAAAGCTTTCATGATGCAGCGATTCAAACTGAATCGGTATGGAATGAGTTTGATCATCAACAGGTGTTTGCACAGTACGAACCACGTTTTAATCAACCTGAATTGCTGAAACAGGATGTTGAATTGATGGCCAATCCACGTGCTTATCTCGCCAAAATCTTTGATGGCGCGATTGATCGCTGGATTGGAGAGCAATATGACCATGAATATCATGAGACCTGGTTGAGCTTTCAATCACGTGTAGAAAGTGCTTTGCACAGTTTGTGCCAGCAGATTGATGCCACACAACCGCGTCAGGCGGTGGTATTTAGTTCTGGCGGTGTGATTTCGGTGGCGGTCGGTCAGGTATTGGGTCTGGATGCTAAACAGATTTTTGCACTGAATTGGTCGATTGCCAATGCCAGTATTACCACGTTGCGTTGGACAGATGGTCGTTTGCAATTACTCAGTTTCAATGAGCATCATTATTTGAAAGCGCGTGATGCTGAACTTTTAACATGGATTTAA
- a CDS encoding DMT family protein, producing the protein MLSPTLLALCLLIISNCFMTLAWYGHLKILHDAPLWQAILFSWCIALLEYSFMIPATKLLNQHGWSLGEMKITQEVVTLLVFVPFMIFLFKQPFKLDYIWAMLCLMGCVYFVFRNQ; encoded by the coding sequence ATGTTGAGCCCGACACTTTTAGCACTATGTTTGTTGATTATTTCCAACTGTTTTATGACCTTGGCATGGTATGGGCATCTGAAAATCTTGCATGATGCACCGCTCTGGCAAGCCATCTTATTTAGTTGGTGTATTGCGCTGCTGGAATACAGTTTTATGATTCCTGCCACCAAATTGCTCAATCAGCATGGCTGGAGTTTGGGTGAAATGAAGATTACCCAAGAAGTGGTGACGTTATTGGTGTTTGTACCTTTTATGATTTTTCTATTTAAACAACCATTTAAACTCGATTACATCTGGGCGATGCTGTGTTTAATGGGCTGTGTCTATTTCGTATTTAGAAATCAATAA
- a CDS encoding 5-(carboxyamino)imidazole ribonucleotide synthase produces the protein MNKTIGIFGGGQLGRMMAQAALPLNIQCTFFEAETDCPAAILGPVFSSQNPQGLHDFIASADVFSLEFENTPVADVDVLTQSKTLHPPRLALATAQNRLAEKSLFDELGIPVAPYRAVDSLDSLKQAVAELGLPIVLKTVTGGYDGKGQFVLRTADQIETAWAELGPAKSLIAESFVKFSREVSIIAVRGQNGDVKTWALAENHHHNGILSHSIVPAPNSVDLQPVAQDYITRLLNHLNYVGVLTLELFVTEQGLYANEMACRVHNSGHWSIEGAICSQFENHIRAVAGLPLGSTEVIRPTVMINIIGQHPKSEQVLELHGAHLHLYNKTERSGRKLGHITLMPNNADDLTALCRQLAKILPVPLALTAEMTL, from the coding sequence ATGAATAAAACCATCGGTATTTTTGGTGGCGGGCAGCTTGGCCGCATGATGGCGCAAGCTGCTTTACCACTGAATATTCAATGTACTTTCTTTGAAGCAGAAACGGATTGTCCAGCTGCAATTTTAGGTCCTGTATTTTCCAGCCAAAACCCGCAAGGCTTACACGATTTTATTGCCAGTGCGGATGTATTTAGCCTTGAATTTGAAAACACGCCTGTTGCAGATGTAGATGTGTTGACGCAAAGCAAAACCTTGCACCCTCCTCGCCTTGCTTTGGCGACGGCACAAAATCGCTTGGCAGAAAAAAGTTTGTTTGATGAACTCGGTATTCCAGTTGCGCCGTATCGTGCTGTGGATAGCTTGGACAGCTTAAAACAAGCGGTGGCGGAGTTAGGCTTACCTATCGTATTGAAAACCGTAACCGGTGGCTATGATGGTAAAGGTCAATTCGTACTACGTACGGCAGATCAAATCGAGACGGCTTGGGCTGAACTCGGCCCTGCGAAAAGCTTGATCGCGGAAAGCTTTGTTAAATTCAGCCGTGAAGTCTCTATCATTGCGGTACGTGGTCAAAATGGTGATGTGAAAACTTGGGCTTTGGCAGAAAACCATCATCACAACGGCATTCTGTCGCATTCGATTGTACCTGCACCGAATAGCGTTGATTTGCAGCCTGTGGCGCAGGACTATATTACCCGTTTGTTAAACCACTTAAATTATGTTGGTGTACTCACGCTTGAGCTGTTTGTGACGGAACAAGGTTTATATGCCAATGAAATGGCGTGCCGTGTACATAACTCGGGTCATTGGTCGATTGAAGGTGCAATTTGCTCGCAATTTGAAAACCATATTCGTGCGGTTGCAGGCTTGCCATTGGGTTCTACGGAAGTCATTCGCCCTACTGTGATGATCAATATTATTGGTCAGCATCCAAAATCTGAACAGGTTCTGGAACTGCATGGTGCGCATTTACATCTTTATAATAAGACTGAACGTAGCGGCCGTAAGCTGGGCCATATCACCTTGATGCCAAATAATGCTGATGATTTAACAGCTTTATGCCGTCAATTGGCGAAAATTTTACCTGTACCATTGGCATTAACCGCAGAAATGACACTCTAA
- a CDS encoding low temperature requirement protein A, whose amino-acid sequence MSPAKIQDKSRKVLAPRDPTEAHRAATPLELLFDLIFVVAIATAGQQLHHAIIEAHLWHALPTYVMVFFALWWAWMNFTWFASAYDNDDTLYRCLTFVQIVGSLVMAAGIPAVFQEHNFDVIIIGYVIMRLALVTQWIRVAKHDPERRVTAYRYAVGIVLVQLGWLIGNFSAIHMTPLLFLILVLAELAVPLYAEKYAVTPWHPHHIVERYALLTIIVLGESIIGSFAATQEAFSNHDVNFKEIFLVIGGLLMMFAMWWVYFDRSHHHHQRRGVQPFLWGYGHFFIFISIAVLGAALAAAVDVSTQHAHISSQMMGWLIAACLAIYSTYIWLFYEAFDLSGWRRWLYPITILILFTIPLFFADIGYIVFAMAVVYILRLVIAKLYLNNCNDKRMAAST is encoded by the coding sequence ATGAGTCCTGCAAAAATTCAAGATAAATCCCGAAAGGTATTAGCACCGCGTGATCCAACCGAAGCCCACCGAGCCGCGACCCCCCTAGAATTGTTATTTGACCTGATTTTTGTAGTTGCGATTGCAACCGCAGGACAACAACTCCACCATGCGATCATTGAAGCTCATTTATGGCATGCTTTACCGACCTATGTGATGGTGTTTTTTGCCTTGTGGTGGGCATGGATGAATTTCACCTGGTTTGCCTCAGCCTATGACAATGATGACACGCTGTATCGCTGCTTGACCTTTGTGCAAATCGTCGGCTCATTGGTGATGGCAGCGGGCATCCCTGCAGTGTTTCAAGAACATAATTTCGATGTGATCATCATTGGTTATGTGATTATGCGTTTGGCTTTAGTGACCCAATGGATTCGTGTCGCCAAGCATGATCCTGAACGAAGGGTGACGGCTTATCGCTATGCTGTTGGCATTGTCTTGGTACAGTTGGGATGGTTAATTGGAAATTTCAGCGCCATTCATATGACGCCTTTGCTATTCCTTATTCTGGTTTTGGCTGAACTCGCTGTACCGCTATATGCCGAAAAGTATGCAGTAACACCTTGGCATCCACATCATATTGTTGAGCGTTATGCATTACTCACTATCATCGTGTTGGGAGAGTCGATTATTGGCAGTTTTGCCGCAACGCAGGAAGCTTTTTCCAATCATGATGTCAATTTCAAAGAAATCTTTTTGGTGATTGGTGGACTGTTGATGATGTTTGCCATGTGGTGGGTCTATTTTGACCGCAGTCATCATCACCATCAACGTCGTGGGGTACAGCCTTTTTTATGGGGCTATGGTCATTTTTTTATTTTTATCAGTATTGCGGTCTTAGGCGCTGCTTTGGCAGCAGCGGTTGATGTTTCAACTCAACATGCCCACATTTCCAGCCAAATGATGGGATGGCTGATCGCTGCCTGTCTGGCGATTTATAGCACCTATATTTGGTTGTTTTACGAGGCCTTTGATTTATCTGGATGGCGACGTTGGCTCTATCCAATCACCATTTTGATCCTTTTCACGATTCCTTTATTTTTTGCCGATATTGGTTATATCGTTTTTGCGATGGCAGTGGTTTATATCCTACGTCTTGTCATTGCTAAACTGTATTTGAACAATTGTAATGATAAGCGGATGGCTGCAAGCACATAA